The Rhizobium sp. BT03 genome has a window encoding:
- a CDS encoding inorganic phosphate transporter has translation MPPRPTVLTKRTLDKDLAKITHAEDAAKHVLRRLVAPGLGLIFVGLAMLFAGVYVFDRPGAVLVVAAAALAGYMAMNIGANDVTNNVGAAVGARAMTMGQALVIAAIFEVLGATIAGGEVVKTISSNIVDAVQVPQAALGWIMMAALMAAALWINLATWMNAPVSTTHAIVGAVIGAGIAAVGPEPVNWQVMLEITSSWITSPLIGGLIAAGLLYLVKTLIIYRDDKIAAARRWVPVLVAVMAGGFMAYMVLQLSPSGKFPSLTIILIGIGIGLVSWLIARPLVLAQAHNLENRNSSLRVLFRLPLIGSAALLSFAHGANDVSNAVGPLSAIVHSVGIGGGDGIGHPPLWVMLIGAFGISVGLLLFGPRLIRLVGEEITKLNPMRAYCVALSTAFTVIVASWLGLPVSTTHIAVGSVFGVGFFREWYTRHSKRRIAYIRRRVESFDIDEPEEPNVHETRRRYLVRRSHFMTIIAAWIVTVPVSAALAAGIYWVMFALFV, from the coding sequence ATGCCGCCACGTCCCACAGTCCTCACGAAACGCACGCTCGACAAGGACCTCGCCAAGATCACCCATGCCGAGGACGCGGCGAAGCATGTCCTGCGGCGGCTGGTGGCGCCTGGTCTCGGGCTGATCTTCGTCGGTCTCGCCATGCTTTTCGCCGGCGTCTACGTGTTCGACCGGCCGGGAGCGGTGCTCGTCGTGGCGGCGGCAGCCCTTGCCGGCTACATGGCGATGAACATCGGCGCCAATGACGTGACCAACAATGTCGGCGCGGCCGTCGGCGCGCGCGCCATGACGATGGGTCAGGCGCTGGTCATTGCCGCGATTTTCGAGGTTCTCGGCGCGACGATCGCCGGCGGCGAGGTCGTCAAGACGATTTCCTCCAATATCGTCGACGCCGTCCAGGTGCCGCAGGCAGCGCTCGGCTGGATCATGATGGCGGCGCTGATGGCCGCCGCCCTCTGGATCAACCTCGCGACCTGGATGAACGCGCCGGTTTCGACCACCCATGCGATCGTCGGCGCGGTGATCGGCGCCGGCATCGCAGCCGTCGGGCCGGAACCAGTGAACTGGCAGGTGATGCTGGAGATCACCTCGAGCTGGATCACCTCGCCGCTGATCGGCGGGCTGATCGCGGCCGGACTGCTCTATCTCGTCAAGACCCTGATCATCTATCGCGACGACAAGATCGCGGCGGCTCGGCGCTGGGTGCCGGTGCTGGTCGCGGTCATGGCCGGCGGCTTCATGGCCTATATGGTGCTGCAGCTGTCGCCCAGCGGGAAATTTCCGTCTCTCACCATCATCCTCATCGGCATCGGGATCGGGCTGGTCAGCTGGCTTATCGCCCGGCCGCTCGTGCTCGCCCAGGCGCACAATCTCGAAAACCGCAACAGCTCGCTGCGGGTGCTGTTCCGGCTGCCGCTCATCGGCTCGGCGGCGCTGCTTTCCTTCGCGCATGGCGCAAACGATGTTTCGAACGCGGTCGGGCCGCTTTCGGCGATCGTCCACTCGGTCGGCATCGGCGGCGGTGACGGCATTGGCCATCCGCCGCTCTGGGTCATGCTGATCGGCGCCTTCGGCATCTCCGTCGGCCTGCTGCTGTTCGGGCCCCGCCTCATCCGCCTCGTCGGCGAGGAGATCACCAAGCTCAATCCGATGCGCGCCTATTGCGTCGCGCTGTCGACCGCCTTCACCGTCATCGTCGCCTCCTGGCTCGGCCTGCCGGTCAGCACCACGCATATCGCCGTCGGCTCCGTCTTCGGCGTCGGCTTCTTCCGTGAATGGTATACGCGCCATTCGAAGCGCCGCATCGCCTATATCAGGCGCAGGGTCGAGAGCTTCGATATCGACGAACCGGAGGAGCCGAACGTCCACGAGACGCGGCGGCGCTATCTCGTGCGCCGCTCGCATTTCATGACGATCATCGCCGCCTGGATCGTCACCGTGCCGGTTTCGGCAGCGCTTGCGGCGGGGATTTATTGGGTTATGTTCGCGCTCTTCGTCTAG
- a CDS encoding LysR substrate-binding domain-containing protein, translating to MSAPLDLDQLQTFIAIVDSGSFTKAADRVYKTQSAVSMQMRRLEERIGKQLFIKDGRGNRLTVEGEKLLNYARRIIRLNNEAIAAFDDNRLEGTLRIGTPDDYADRYMPEIIGRFAKTHPNVELYIVCEPSVDLAERMHKGELDIALVTHNPRERMSDVVRTEPLCWVGSANHPIRDDAPVPLAVGRRDCQWRQLACSALDAVGREHQILFTSWSCTVVAAAVLAGMAVSVMPESALRTGMKVLSQADGFPALPPVQIGIMKRPGVSLSLMNAITAHITACLDNITPAVVDDTLEADVKSAQARLYPRLKAANMVPSW from the coding sequence ATGTCCGCGCCTCTTGATCTCGACCAGTTGCAGACTTTCATCGCCATCGTCGATTCCGGCAGCTTCACCAAGGCCGCCGACCGGGTCTACAAGACCCAATCCGCCGTCTCCATGCAGATGCGCCGTCTCGAAGAGCGCATCGGCAAGCAGCTGTTCATCAAGGATGGACGCGGCAACCGGCTGACGGTCGAGGGTGAAAAACTGCTCAATTATGCCCGACGCATCATCCGTCTCAACAATGAGGCGATCGCGGCCTTCGACGACAACAGGCTGGAGGGGACGTTGCGCATCGGCACGCCCGATGATTACGCCGACCGCTACATGCCCGAAATCATCGGCCGCTTCGCCAAGACGCATCCGAATGTCGAGCTCTACATCGTCTGCGAGCCCTCGGTGGATCTGGCCGAGCGCATGCACAAGGGCGAACTCGACATCGCCCTCGTCACCCACAATCCGCGCGAGCGCATGTCCGATGTGGTGAGAACCGAGCCGCTCTGCTGGGTGGGTTCGGCCAACCATCCGATCCGCGACGACGCGCCGGTGCCGCTTGCCGTCGGCCGGCGCGATTGCCAGTGGCGCCAGCTTGCCTGCTCGGCGCTCGATGCGGTGGGGCGCGAACACCAGATCCTGTTCACCAGCTGGTCCTGCACCGTCGTCGCCGCCGCCGTGCTTGCCGGCATGGCGGTCTCGGTGATGCCGGAATCGGCGCTGCGCACCGGCATGAAAGTGCTGAGCCAGGCGGACGGCTTTCCGGCGCTGCCGCCGGTGCAGATCGGCATCATGAAGCGGCCGGGGGTTTCGCTGTCGCTGATGAACGCGATCACCGCGCATATCACCGCCTGCCTCGACAACATCACGCCTGCCGTCGTCGACGACACGCTGGAGGCGGATGTCAAATCCGCTCAGGCCCGCCTTTATCCGCGGCTGAAGGCCGCCAATATGGTGCCGAGCTGGTAA
- a CDS encoding NUDIX hydrolase, whose product MTLLARLASDVQLMFRRPPRQQYGAICYRVKKKSDDVEVMLMTSRDTGRWVIPKGWPMTGKCAHEVAAQEAFEEAGVRGAVETETLGAYSYSKVLRDGVQVACKVQVYALEVTDMAKNFKEKGERRIEWVSFDEAAGRVREPELRGLLLAFKRKMTERLSAKAVKQGPAGKQIPAE is encoded by the coding sequence TTGACTCTTCTCGCCCGATTGGCATCCGATGTGCAACTGATGTTCCGGCGTCCGCCGCGACAGCAATATGGTGCGATCTGCTATCGGGTGAAAAAGAAGAGTGACGATGTCGAGGTGATGCTAATGACCAGCCGCGACACCGGCCGCTGGGTCATTCCCAAGGGCTGGCCGATGACGGGTAAATGCGCTCATGAGGTCGCAGCACAGGAAGCCTTCGAGGAAGCCGGCGTCCGCGGCGCGGTCGAGACGGAGACGCTCGGCGCTTACAGCTATTCGAAAGTCCTGCGCGACGGCGTGCAGGTGGCCTGCAAGGTGCAGGTCTATGCGCTCGAAGTCACCGACATGGCGAAGAATTTCAAGGAAAAGGGCGAACGCCGCATCGAATGGGTCTCGTTCGACGAGGCGGCCGGGCGCGTGCGCGAGCCGGAACTGCGCGGCCTTTTGCTGGCCTTCAAGCGAAAGATGACCGAGAGGCTTTCGGCCAAAGCGGTAAAGCAGGGACCGGCAGGAAAGCAAATTCCGGCGGAATGA
- a CDS encoding glutamate--cysteine ligase, which produces MARDTTDQTPLSSVQDLTDYIAAGNKPRERFRIGTEHEKFAFFRADNSPVPYFGDASISALLTGLQAKSGWEPIIDGGNIIGLAEQNGMGAISIEPGGQFELSGAPLETIHETCRESNQHLATVREIAEPMGIRFLGIGGSPKWTYAETPQMPKSRYEIMTRYMPKVGSQGLDMMYRTCTIQVNLDFSSEADMRQKMRVSMKLQSLATALFASSPFTEGKPNGLLSWRGDIWRDVDNRRAGLLDFTFRDDFGFRDYAEWALDAPMYFIVRDGHYHDCTHVTFRQFMNGALKGEVADPAPTMGDWTNHLSTLFPDVRLKRFLEMRGADGGPWRRICALPAFWVGLLYDDAALDAADELTKDWSFAEVEALRNAVPAQGLKAEFRGHPLFDTARDVIGISKAGLKARGKLNREGQDETIFLAPLDEVLAKKATLAEDLLSLYHGRWNGSVEPVFEDYQY; this is translated from the coding sequence ATGGCCCGCGACACCACCGACCAGACGCCGCTCTCTTCGGTTCAGGATCTGACCGATTATATCGCCGCCGGCAACAAGCCGCGGGAGCGCTTCCGGATCGGCACCGAACACGAGAAATTCGCCTTCTTCCGCGCCGACAACAGCCCGGTTCCCTATTTCGGCGATGCCAGCATTTCGGCCCTTTTGACCGGCCTGCAGGCGAAAAGCGGCTGGGAGCCGATCATCGACGGCGGCAACATCATCGGCCTTGCCGAGCAGAACGGCATGGGCGCGATCTCGATCGAGCCCGGCGGCCAGTTCGAACTCTCAGGCGCGCCGCTGGAAACGATCCACGAAACCTGCAGGGAATCGAACCAGCACCTGGCGACGGTGCGCGAAATCGCCGAGCCGATGGGCATCCGCTTCCTCGGCATCGGCGGCAGTCCGAAATGGACCTATGCTGAAACCCCGCAAATGCCGAAATCGCGCTACGAGATCATGACCCGCTATATGCCGAAGGTCGGCAGCCAGGGTCTCGACATGATGTACCGCACCTGCACGATCCAGGTGAACCTCGATTTCTCCTCCGAAGCCGATATGCGCCAGAAGATGCGCGTCTCGATGAAGCTGCAATCGCTGGCGACCGCCCTCTTCGCATCCTCGCCCTTCACCGAGGGCAAGCCGAACGGGCTACTCTCCTGGCGCGGCGATATCTGGCGCGATGTCGATAACCGGCGCGCCGGCCTGCTCGATTTCACCTTCCGCGACGACTTCGGTTTCCGCGACTATGCCGAATGGGCGCTCGACGCGCCGATGTATTTCATCGTCCGCGACGGCCACTATCACGACTGTACCCACGTCACCTTCCGCCAGTTCATGAACGGCGCGCTGAAGGGCGAGGTCGCCGATCCGGCGCCGACGATGGGCGACTGGACCAACCATCTTTCGACGCTCTTCCCTGATGTCAGGCTGAAGCGTTTCCTCGAAATGCGCGGCGCCGACGGCGGCCCATGGCGGCGCATCTGTGCCTTGCCGGCCTTCTGGGTCGGCCTCCTCTACGACGATGCCGCGCTCGACGCCGCCGACGAACTGACGAAAGACTGGAGCTTTGCGGAGGTCGAGGCCCTGCGCAATGCCGTTCCGGCGCAAGGGCTGAAGGCCGAGTTCCGCGGGCATCCGCTCTTCGACACGGCGCGCGACGTGATCGGCATATCAAAGGCCGGCCTCAAGGCGCGCGGCAAGCTCAATCGCGAAGGCCAGGACGAGACGATCTTCCTGGCGCCGCTCGACGAGGTGCTTGCCAAGAAGGCGACGCTCGCCGAGGATCTGCTGTCGCTCTATCACGGCCGCTGGAACGGCTCCGTCGAGCCGGTGTTCGAGGACTATCAGTACTGA
- a CDS encoding LysR substrate-binding domain-containing protein has protein sequence MRLPPLNAVRAFEAVCRHGSILKAAEELKVVRGAVRQQIATLEGHFGRKLFVRDGRRLVPTAEASAFAAASSAAFDILQRAAYELSGIVPGRIRLGVPSAFAVWWLMPRVADMQANLGDTAVDIVPMTVVEPLQMHPELDAVIMGGEYRPAAGVTAVRFMEDEFGPVATPALAATLSESPAAMGRLTMLASRSVPKLWDEWFAESGTQPVVFSRVQEFEDLLLALAAARSGLGIALAPRASIEDDLQRGQLVAPYGFIARPSGYSLCCRTPDAKRPAFAALSGWLRQSGRGKGSFSAPTSE, from the coding sequence ATGCGTCTTCCACCGCTCAATGCCGTCCGCGCCTTCGAGGCCGTCTGCCGCCACGGCAGCATTCTGAAGGCCGCCGAAGAGCTGAAGGTGGTGCGCGGCGCCGTGCGCCAGCAGATTGCCACGCTGGAGGGTCACTTCGGCCGCAAGCTCTTTGTTCGTGACGGCCGCAGGCTGGTCCCGACCGCAGAGGCGAGCGCTTTCGCCGCAGCATCGAGCGCGGCTTTCGACATTCTGCAACGCGCCGCTTACGAGCTCTCGGGCATCGTGCCGGGTCGCATCCGGCTCGGCGTGCCCTCCGCTTTCGCGGTCTGGTGGCTGATGCCGCGCGTTGCCGACATGCAGGCGAACCTCGGCGATACGGCGGTCGATATCGTACCGATGACCGTCGTCGAACCATTGCAGATGCACCCGGAACTGGACGCGGTGATCATGGGCGGCGAATACCGGCCGGCTGCCGGCGTGACTGCGGTGCGTTTCATGGAAGACGAGTTCGGTCCGGTCGCAACGCCGGCACTTGCAGCGACCCTATCGGAGAGCCCGGCGGCGATGGGTCGGCTGACCATGCTTGCGAGCCGCAGCGTTCCAAAACTCTGGGACGAATGGTTTGCCGAAAGCGGCACCCAGCCGGTCGTCTTTTCCCGCGTCCAAGAATTCGAGGATCTGCTGCTGGCGCTCGCTGCCGCCCGCTCCGGGCTCGGCATCGCCCTTGCGCCGCGCGCCTCGATCGAGGACGATCTTCAGCGCGGGCAACTGGTCGCGCCCTATGGTTTCATCGCCCGTCCGTCCGGCTACAGCCTCTGCTGCCGCACGCCGGACGCAAAACGTCCGGCTTTCGCCGCTTTGTCCGGCTGGCTGCGCCAATCCGGGCGCGGAAAGGGCAGTTTTTCTGCTCCAACATCAGAATAA
- a CDS encoding DUF1127 domain-containing protein — MLMTNRTTELDCGKLAPTLFQRLVAGLTPLVSLFRGFRNRMEINTLHDLNDSQLRDIGLSRADLTSAFLASTFFEDPSEHLTRSARNRWRLQLFRSYNE, encoded by the coding sequence ATGCTTATGACAAACCGGACAACAGAACTCGACTGCGGCAAGCTCGCCCCGACGCTTTTCCAGCGTCTGGTCGCAGGCCTCACTCCGCTGGTCTCACTCTTTCGCGGGTTCCGCAATCGCATGGAGATCAACACGCTGCACGATCTGAACGACAGTCAGCTGAGGGATATCGGCCTGAGCAGGGCCGACCTGACCTCCGCGTTCCTGGCCTCGACCTTTTTCGAGGACCCTTCGGAACATCTGACGCGCTCGGCGCGCAATCGCTGGCGCCTGCAGCTCTTCCGCTCCTACAACGAATAG
- a CDS encoding DUF937 domain-containing protein, whose protein sequence is MLPLFDMMMQAQNGAAMEAIARQFNLAQEQATKAMAALMPAFSAGLKRSTSNPYDFVGLMQAVSSGNYARYFEDMNRAFTPEGISDGNNILAQLFGSKEVSRAVAAQAAQMTGIGQDIYKRMLPVLADTLMGGLFKQTTGQMASPVNPFVNTAMGETIQQWLESTGFAPKPKAAQPSIFDNPFTQAMQQMFSMPKAEPAPQPNPFLDNPFAKAFQEMMAGLGQPPAAKQPAAKTQEAPKEEAKVAADSYSEILNAMFDSGLEVQKTYQRNLEAIFETYRPKPPETKA, encoded by the coding sequence ATGCTGCCACTCTTCGACATGATGATGCAGGCGCAGAACGGCGCGGCGATGGAGGCGATCGCCCGCCAGTTCAACCTCGCGCAGGAACAGGCGACCAAAGCGATGGCGGCACTGATGCCGGCCTTCTCAGCCGGCCTGAAACGCAGCACCAGCAACCCTTACGATTTCGTCGGGCTGATGCAGGCCGTCTCCTCCGGCAATTATGCGCGCTATTTCGAGGATATGAACAGGGCCTTCACGCCGGAGGGCATTTCCGACGGCAACAATATCCTTGCCCAGCTTTTCGGCTCGAAGGAGGTTTCGCGCGCGGTCGCCGCCCAGGCCGCACAGATGACCGGCATCGGCCAGGATATTTACAAGCGGATGCTGCCGGTGCTGGCCGATACGCTGATGGGCGGGCTCTTCAAGCAGACGACCGGCCAGATGGCTTCGCCGGTCAACCCCTTCGTCAACACGGCGATGGGCGAGACCATCCAGCAATGGCTCGAAAGTACCGGCTTCGCGCCGAAGCCGAAAGCCGCGCAGCCGAGCATCTTCGACAATCCCTTCACGCAGGCGATGCAGCAGATGTTTTCGATGCCGAAGGCCGAACCGGCACCGCAGCCGAACCCCTTCCTCGACAATCCCTTCGCCAAGGCCTTCCAGGAGATGATGGCCGGGCTTGGTCAGCCGCCGGCAGCCAAGCAACCGGCTGCCAAGACGCAAGAGGCGCCGAAGGAGGAGGCGAAGGTCGCTGCCGACAGCTATAGCGAGATATTGAACGCGATGTTCGACAGCGGGCTGGAAGTGCAGAAGACCTACCAGAGGAACCTGGAAGCGATCTTCGAAACCTATCGGCCGAAGCCGCCTGAAACCAAGGCATAA
- a CDS encoding 16S rRNA (uracil(1498)-N(3))-methyltransferase, protein MRANFRMQRLFVDAPLSAGATLEASADQFNYLANVLRMEEGHELLLFNGRDGEWKATLTFPTRKRIHLRAIEETRQQPAPCDLYYLFAPLKVGRMDYLVQKAVEMGAGRLLPVMTQHVQGKITNLDKLRANVVEAAEQCGVLGIPEVAEPVKLSDLLDRWPKERRIIYCDEGDAGQNPLPVLSAIREKHLALLVGPEGGFSEEERTRLRSLDFVTAIPLGPRILRADTAAVAALAVVQAAIGDWS, encoded by the coding sequence ATGCGCGCCAATTTCCGCATGCAACGGCTTTTCGTCGACGCGCCGCTTTCTGCCGGCGCCACCCTTGAGGCGAGCGCCGACCAGTTCAACTATCTCGCCAATGTGCTGAGGATGGAGGAAGGTCACGAGCTCCTACTCTTCAACGGCCGTGACGGCGAGTGGAAGGCGACCCTCACCTTCCCCACGCGCAAACGCATTCATCTGAGAGCAATCGAAGAGACGCGGCAGCAGCCGGCGCCCTGCGATCTCTATTATCTCTTCGCCCCGCTCAAGGTCGGCCGCATGGATTATCTGGTGCAGAAGGCGGTGGAAATGGGCGCCGGTCGGCTGTTGCCTGTCATGACCCAGCACGTGCAGGGCAAGATCACCAATCTCGACAAGCTGCGCGCCAATGTCGTCGAAGCGGCCGAGCAATGCGGCGTTCTCGGCATTCCCGAGGTGGCCGAGCCGGTGAAACTCTCCGACCTGCTCGACCGCTGGCCGAAGGAGCGCCGCATCATCTATTGCGACGAGGGCGATGCCGGGCAAAACCCGCTGCCGGTGCTGTCGGCGATCCGGGAAAAGCATCTCGCGCTGCTCGTCGGGCCGGAAGGCGGCTTTTCCGAGGAAGAACGGACGCGGCTTCGAAGCCTCGATTTCGTCACCGCCATTCCGCTCGGACCGCGCATCCTGCGGGCCGATACGGCAGCCGTTGCGGCACTCGCCGTGGTCCAGGCGGCGATAGGCGACTGGAGCTGA
- a CDS encoding LysR family transcriptional regulator produces the protein MTNLGDLEIFAKVVSTGSMSLAGRALGFSPAVVSKRIKRLEDRLGTRLLQRTTRQISLTEAGQGFYDRVLGILAGLEEAEFYISGRSAQMHGTLKISAPTSFGRMHIAPHLKAFMQAHPELAINLVLTDEFSDIVGGGFDLAIRIAELTDSSLVARRLAPVRRLLCASPDYLAAHGKPRHIDELKHHRCLPAHNGDTWRLNGPDGMLSLRPEGMLISNSSEVIREAVISGLGIALRSTWDIGEELKAGRLVQVLPAYEGSHNVALSAVYPSRQFLPAKVRLFIDYLAELYGPVPYWER, from the coding sequence ATGACCAATCTCGGCGATCTCGAAATCTTTGCCAAGGTCGTTTCGACGGGCAGCATGTCGCTTGCCGGGCGGGCGCTCGGCTTCTCCCCGGCCGTCGTCTCCAAGCGGATCAAGCGGCTGGAGGACCGGCTCGGAACCCGGCTATTGCAGCGCACGACGCGGCAGATCTCGCTGACGGAAGCCGGCCAGGGTTTCTACGACCGCGTTCTCGGCATTCTCGCCGGTCTGGAAGAGGCGGAATTCTATATTTCCGGCCGCTCGGCGCAGATGCACGGCACGCTGAAGATCTCGGCGCCGACCTCCTTCGGGCGCATGCACATCGCGCCGCATCTGAAGGCGTTCATGCAGGCGCATCCGGAGCTGGCGATCAATCTGGTGCTGACCGACGAATTCAGCGACATCGTCGGCGGCGGCTTCGATCTGGCGATCCGCATCGCCGAACTTACCGATTCGAGCCTTGTCGCCCGCCGGCTGGCGCCGGTGCGCCGGCTGCTCTGCGCCTCGCCGGATTATCTCGCGGCACACGGCAAGCCGAGGCACATCGACGAACTGAAACACCATCGCTGCCTGCCGGCGCATAATGGCGATACCTGGCGGCTGAACGGGCCGGACGGGATGCTCAGCCTGCGGCCGGAGGGCATGCTGATCAGCAATTCCAGCGAGGTGATCCGCGAGGCGGTCATCTCAGGTCTCGGGATCGCGCTGCGGTCCACCTGGGATATCGGCGAAGAGCTGAAGGCCGGCCGGCTGGTGCAGGTGCTGCCGGCCTATGAGGGCTCGCACAATGTCGCGCTTTCGGCCGTCTATCCGAGCCGGCAGTTCCTGCCGGCCAAGGTGCGGCTGTTCATCGACTATCTCGCCGAGCTTTACGGGCCTGTGCCCTATTGGGAGCGCTGA
- a CDS encoding adenosylhomocysteinase: MEKTATRIDWIGGSCRLLKATAAEFERTRPFAGLSIGTGIHLEPKTVALLMTLRAGGARLVCTGNLNSTQPSTVEFLRSQGFTVFATQTTDPAAHHGSLEAVIAERPDLLLDNGGDLFAIAAENPYADLRGGTEETTSGRTRLLPLRERLAMPILVINDSPIKQFAENRHAVGQSLFESYLRFTNRSTNGKRVTVFGYGACGKGTAACFRNAFSTVSVVDIDPVTALEAHLDGFATPLREAAIRSADILVTVTGFADIITAADLPLLKDGAILMNGGHFPHEIEVEAFRRHPDVIGIDRYEADHIETFHLSDGRSFHVLGGGHMVNLAGPRPLGNTVESMDLGFTLQARCLERIARGKVGPESCVVPVPGDIDAMVANAYLDLSR, encoded by the coding sequence ATGGAAAAGACCGCGACGCGCATCGACTGGATCGGCGGCAGCTGCCGGCTGCTGAAGGCGACGGCAGCCGAATTCGAGCGGACGCGGCCCTTCGCGGGACTGTCGATCGGCACCGGCATTCATCTGGAGCCGAAGACGGTGGCGCTGCTGATGACGCTTCGCGCCGGCGGGGCGCGCCTCGTCTGCACCGGCAATCTCAACAGCACCCAGCCTTCGACGGTCGAGTTTCTGCGTTCGCAGGGTTTTACGGTCTTCGCCACGCAGACGACCGATCCGGCCGCCCACCATGGCAGCCTCGAAGCGGTGATAGCCGAAAGGCCGGATCTGCTGCTCGACAATGGCGGCGATCTCTTCGCCATCGCGGCGGAAAACCCCTATGCCGATCTGCGCGGCGGCACCGAGGAAACCACCTCGGGCCGCACCCGCCTGTTGCCGCTGCGCGAGCGCCTCGCCATGCCGATCCTCGTCATCAACGACAGCCCAATCAAGCAGTTCGCCGAAAACAGGCATGCCGTCGGACAGAGCCTGTTCGAAAGCTATCTGCGCTTCACCAACCGCTCGACCAACGGCAAACGTGTGACGGTGTTCGGCTACGGCGCCTGCGGCAAGGGCACGGCCGCCTGTTTCCGCAATGCCTTTTCGACCGTCAGCGTCGTCGATATCGATCCGGTAACGGCGCTCGAAGCGCATCTCGACGGTTTCGCGACGCCGCTGCGCGAGGCGGCGATCCGCTCGGCCGATATTCTCGTCACCGTAACCGGTTTTGCCGATATCATCACGGCAGCCGACCTGCCGCTTTTGAAGGACGGCGCGATCCTGATGAATGGCGGTCATTTCCCGCATGAAATCGAGGTCGAAGCCTTCCGCCGCCATCCCGATGTCATCGGCATCGATCGTTACGAGGCCGATCACATCGAGACCTTCCATCTCAGCGACGGCCGCTCTTTCCATGTGCTCGGCGGCGGTCACATGGTCAATCTCGCCGGCCCGCGGCCGCTCGGCAACACGGTCGAATCGATGGATCTCGGCTTCACCCTGCAGGCCCGCTGCCTGGAACGCATCGCCAGGGGCAAGGTCGGCCCCGAATCCTGCGTCGTGCCTGTGCCCGGCGATATCGACGCGATGGTGGCGAACGCCTATCTCGATCTCTCGCGCTGA
- a CDS encoding TetR/AcrR family transcriptional regulator — MGVESMDRIGLRRQPKQERSIQRLDVILAAAARIIAEKGVSAMRMTELAVAAKVPIGSVYQYFPEKAAIVKALFDQHASAIQTKTAAMFADVQTLDQALDLVCDMIDWYYESYHDDPVYLGVWMGTETDQDLLQLNIEHSGRVAGIFQEAVRKLAPDLCDEEMYARTYLVSHLIGAVIRLAAVSDKALARRMLDEWKRVIRASLFAATAKRAA, encoded by the coding sequence ATGGGCGTGGAAAGCATGGATCGGATCGGCTTGCGCAGGCAGCCGAAGCAGGAGCGCAGTATCCAGAGGCTGGATGTCATTCTCGCTGCCGCCGCCAGGATCATTGCCGAAAAGGGCGTCAGCGCCATGCGGATGACGGAGCTTGCCGTCGCCGCCAAAGTGCCGATCGGCTCGGTTTACCAGTATTTTCCCGAAAAGGCGGCGATCGTCAAAGCCCTGTTCGACCAGCACGCCTCGGCGATCCAGACGAAGACGGCGGCGATGTTTGCCGACGTTCAGACGCTCGACCAGGCGCTCGACCTCGTCTGCGACATGATCGATTGGTATTACGAGTCCTACCACGATGATCCCGTCTATCTCGGCGTCTGGATGGGAACGGAGACCGACCAGGATCTGCTGCAGTTGAACATCGAGCATAGCGGCCGCGTCGCCGGCATCTTTCAGGAGGCCGTGCGCAAGCTGGCTCCCGATCTTTGCGACGAAGAAATGTATGCGCGCACTTACCTGGTCAGCCACCTGATCGGCGCCGTCATCCGGCTTGCCGCCGTCAGTGACAAGGCCCTGGCGCGGCGCATGCTCGATGAGTGGAAACGCGTCATCCGCGCCTCCCTTTTCGCCGCGACCGCGAAGCGCGCCGCCTGA